In Tachysurus vachellii isolate PV-2020 chromosome 3, HZAU_Pvac_v1, whole genome shotgun sequence, one genomic interval encodes:
- the pkib gene encoding cAMP-dependent protein kinase inhibitor beta has translation MTDVETVVTDFAATGRTGRRNAMPDILGSNAGAEAADLPNKLADLAVGDDAEHGGEGSSSSDLTSNPVGGKDQAEGT, from the exons ATGACTGATGTGGAGACTGTTGTCACTGACTTCGCTGCCACAGGAAGGACCGGCCGAAGAAACGCCATGCCAGATATTTTAGGTTCCAATGCAGGAGCTGAAGCAGCAGACCTTCCTAACAAATTGGCTGATCTAGCTGTTGGAG ATGATGCTGAGCATGGAGGAGAAGGTTCATCCTCGAGTGACCTGACCAGCAACCCTGTAGGGGGAAAGGACCAGGCAGAAGGAACATAA